Genomic DNA from uncultured Erythrobacter sp.:
GCGGGCTGATCAAGGCGCAGCCGCACCTGCCCGATCCGTTCTATTGCCTCAACGCCGACAACATTTGGCTCGATGGTCCGCGCAATGCCTTCGCAGACCTTTCCGCGCGCTGGAATGCGGATGAAATGGATGCGCTTCTGCTCGTCGTCCCGCATGTTCGCGCGGCGAACTTTGCGGGTCAGGGTGATTTCTACATGGACGCGCGCGGACTGCTGAGTCGCCGCAAGCCGGGGCGCATTGCGCCATTCATTTACACAGGCATCCAACTCGTCTCGCATCGCCTTCTGCGCGAAGCCCCAGAAGGAAAGTTTTCGACCAACATCCTCTGGAACCGGGCGATTGAGGAAGGCCGTCTCTACGGTCTGGCCTTTACCGGCCAATGGTTCGAAGTCGGGACCCCAGCGGCGATTGCGCCGACCGAAGACGCGCTGCAGCGTGGATAAGAATTCGGCGCCCAACATCTATTCCATCGCGGCGCATCGCGGTTTCGCCGATGCCTTGGTTGCCGGTTTGGTACCGCGCTACTCTGACGGTGACCTTGGGCTGGCGCGGCTGACGCTTTTGGTCCCAAGCAGCCGCGCTGCTCGGACGATTTCAGAGGCCTTCGTTCGCCATTCGGGCGACGCGGGCCTGCTGATGCCGCGTATGGTTACGGTCGGAGATCTCGATCTCGACGAGGCTTTGGGCGCGTTGCTCGATCCACTTGGAGCGGGGGATATTCCGCCCGCCGTCGAACCAACGCGGCGTTGGCTGGAACTGGCGGCGATCTTGGCCGAAGAAATGACAA
This window encodes:
- a CDS encoding nucleotidyltransferase family protein; this translates as MSDLVSDTAMVMAAGLGKRMRPLTASQPKPLVRVAGKALVDHALDRLAEAGVARAVVNVHYLADALEAHVLERKQPNIVVSDERAELLETGGGLIKAQPHLPDPFYCLNADNIWLDGPRNAFADLSARWNADEMDALLLVVPHVRAANFAGQGDFYMDARGLLSRRKPGRIAPFIYTGIQLVSHRLLREAPEGKFSTNILWNRAIEEGRLYGLAFTGQWFEVGTPAAIAPTEDALQRG